CAGCAGGAAGCTGGAAATCACCACGCTGAAGGTCAGCAGCCAGCCCAGGGCCAGCTTCGGCGTCCAGATGGAGAGAAGCGAGGTGCCCGGGCTTTGCCCTGGGGACGCTGAGAGGTGCCCGTTGAGGGCGGGAAGGGCGCGCCACAGGCCCAGCCACACCGCGCCGGCAAAGACGCCCAGGCTCCAGAACGGCATCCGCCAGCCCCAGAGGTTGGCCACGCCCAGGCCCAGGGGCACGCCCACCACGGCGGACAGGCCCAGGGCCGACATCACCGTGCCAATGGCGCTGCCCCGGCGTTCCGGAGGCACCACATCGCCGATGATGGCCATGATGACGGCGCCCATCAGCCCCGCGCAGGCGCCGGCCACGGTGCGGGCCAGCAGCAACGCCAGGTGGCTCTGCGCGGCGCCGCACATCAGCGTGGCGGCGATGAACCCGGCAAAGAGCCCCAGCAGCGTCCGCTTCCGGTCGAACCGGTCCAGCCACAGCACGCCCAGCAAGCCCATCGCCGCCGAGGCCAGCGTGTAGGCGGAGACCAGCACGCCGAACTGCGAGGCGGAGATGCCGAACAGCCGCATGAACTCCGGCCCGAGCGGCATGATGATCATGAAGTCCACGAGGTGGCTGAACTGCACGGCGGCCAGCAGCCACAGCAACCGGCGCTCGGACGCCGGTGGGGGAGACGCACTCACGCTTCACTTCCTGGGAGGGATGAACAACTAGGAACGATAATGAAAATCATTCTCATTTCCGGGGCGGCAATGTACCGGAGAAGCGCGGCGCTTGGCAAGGCAGGGGGGACGGCTCTCGGCGCGCAGCCCCCGGGGGACAGGGGCTGCACGGCCGCAGGGCTCAGCGCACCTGGAGGAAGGAGAAGGTGCGGCCCGGGGTGACGGTGGCCACCTTGCCGCTCTCGTCCGTCAACTCACGCAGCTCGGTCTGGGAGTTGCTCGTGAAGTTGGTGAAGAGCACCCGGTTTCCGGCCGGGAAGAGGAAGGTGCTGCCCATGGCCGCCGGGAGCGAGGCGACGGGGGTGGCAGTCAGGGTGTCGAGCTGGATGTTCCACCACTTCCACGCGGGCGCGCTGGCCAGGACGCGGGGGATGGAGTCCTTCGTGACGGGGCTTCCGTAGGACGCGTCGTCGAAGACGCGCAGGTACGTCTTCCCACCAGGGCCCTGCAGCACGGAGCCGGCCGCGGCGCCGTTGGTCAGCGTGGTCAGGTCCACGAAGTAGGTGTCATCGAAGCTGTCCGTCTGAGGATCGAACCGGAGCAGACACGGCTTGAGCATGGCCGGATCGTCCTTGTGGACCCGGTACGACGCCGCGCCGTACGCCTCGGTGGACAGGTAGATCTTCCCATCGGCGCCCACGACGCCGTCGCGCACGTAGCCGCAGTTCTCGGTCTCCTTGAAGTTCTTCTTCACGAACTTCAGCGAGTCGGTGGCGGGATCCACGACGAGGACACCGGCCTGCCGGGTCAGCGTGGTGCCCGTGCTCGGGCGCCAGCCCAGCGGCATGATGACCTTGTTGGCGGTCTCCAGCGGCTGCGACGAGAAGGAGAGCACCGTGTTGTCGAGCTTCGCGTCCGCGAAGGAGACGGCGTTGGTGACGGTCATCGCCGTGGGGTTCCAGACGATGAGCTGGGTGGTCGAACCGTCGAAGAAGTACGCCTTGGTCTCGGAGATGAACCGGAACTGGTGCTGGTACTCGGTGATCTCCGTGACGCCGCGGCCCTGGAAGCTGACGGTCTCGCCCTTCTGGGGAGCGCCCGCTTCCGTCAGGTTGTAGCGGATGACCGACGCGCCGGAGTTCACGAAGAAGTGGTCCTTCTTCGGCGGGCCGAACACGAGCGCCCGGCCCTTCACCTCGATGGCGTTCGTCAGGGGCAGCGTCTCGGTGCGGTCCAGCGTGTCCGTGACGGCGATGTAGCTCGTCGACGTCCCATCCACGGTCGTCTGCGTCACGATGGCGTACTGCGACGCGGGCGTCCCGGGGTTCTGCGGCTCCGGGTTCTGCGGCGTGGGCTCGTCGTCATCGCCGCACGCGGTGGCCAGGGGGAGGGCCAGCGCCAGGGCAAGCCAGCGGACAGAACGAAGCGTCATCGAGAGGGTCATGAGAGTGCTCTTGGGGTTGGGGGTGTTGCGATCAAATTCCGAAATCCACGGTGAGCTTGGCGAACAAGCTGCGGCCCGGGCGCTGAATGCCGAAGAAGTCATACGCCCGCGCGTCGGTGATGTTCTGGGCATCCGCGGACCAGGTCAGCGTGGCCGTGTCGCTCCGGGTGACATAGGTGACCGAGAGCGAATGCAGCCATTGAGTATCAATCGTTTTCTTCGTGTCAATCTGTCCGGCCCCTTCCCAGGCACGGAAGAACTCATGGATGTACCGGGTGTTCCAGGTGAGTGCGAGTTCGTCGCGAGGACTCATCACATCGCTGAGCTGGAAGCGGGCACTGCCATTGGCCCATAGGTAGGGCAGGTTGGGAACGCGCTTGCCCACGAAGGGGCCGTATTCGCCCCCGCTGGAGGTGTTGCGGAAATCCTGCCAGGTGGCGTTGCCCTCCAGTGACACGTACTTGCCAGGAGACACCCAACCTGCCGCGCCGCTGACCCCCAGGGAGCGGGCCTTGAGGACATTTTGATAGACGAAATAGCTGGGCTGGCTGATGGGCAGGATGAGCTGGTCCGCCAGGCGCCCGAACCCTGTCACGTTGGCCCGGAAGTCCCCGCCGGACCGTCCCCCGGTCTCATACGTGAGCCCCAGGTTGAGGTTGTGGCTGGTCTCCGGGTTCAGGTTGAGGTTCTCGATGATGAGCAGTCCATTCCCGAAGAACTCATCGGGCTGGGGCAGCCGGGTGGCCCACTCGTAGGAAGCCTTGGCATACAGCTTCGGGGAGAGGCGCAGCCGGGCGCTGTCGCCCAGCCCCAGCCGGTGCAGGGTTCGCTTCGTGAGGGCGAAGCTGCCCCCGTCGAGCGGCCGCTCGCCATACACGCGCTGGATGTAATCCTTGACGAACAGGATGTTCTCGAAGCGGTCATCGAACGCGTCGAGCTCGTGCTCCACGCCGCTGACCAGCGAGAACAGGTTGCGCGCTCCATCGAGCGGGTCGAGCTGTTGGGCCAGCTGGAGCTGACGGTCCTCGCCGGCCCGGTCCGCCCGCGTGGGCGCCAGGGACACGCGCAGCTTCTGCGAGGGGGAGAGGCTCTTGCTCAAGTTCAGCCGTGCGAAGCCAATGTGCTGGCCGATGATGCGCTCGATGGGACGGTCCTCGAGGATGCCTCGCTGCGGACGTACGAAGACGCAGCGCCCGTACCAGTCGTAGGAGCACTCGCTGAGGTCCGTGAGGTGGTTGCGGCGGTAGGTGTAGCCGGCGACCGCATCGGCCGAGAGCCCGTTCGAGAAGATCTGCTCGAAGCGCAGCGTGGAGCCCACGGAGGTCTCTCCGTACTCCACCTCGCCATAGGGCGTATCCATCTCGTTGTCGTTCTGGAGCTCCTTGTCATACGTGCCCGTGAAGACGCGCAGCAGCAGGCGCCGGGCCCAGGGCTGGTCCACGAAGCCCGCCTCAATGCCCGCGCCGCCGGCCCGGTAGCCATCGTTGAAGCGGTGCAGGCGCTGGGGTTGGAGCCTGCCGGAGTCATCGGGAACCTCGACATCGACCAGATAGTCGTTCCGGGTGAAGTCGAAGTAGCCATTGGCCCGGACGAGAAACCCCGAGGGCTCGTGCAGGTGCCGGACACTGCCGGTGAGCCGGTGCGTGTCGAACGAGCCCAGCTCGTAAGAGGCCGAAGCCCGCGCGCCCTGGAAGTCTTGATCGGTCTCGAGGTGCACCGCACCGCCCAGCGCGTCGGCGCCAAAGCGGATGGGCACCACCCCTTGGTATGTCTCGATGCGCTGGACGAGGTTGACCGGCACATTCGCCAGACCGGCGCCGTAGCCCGCCAGCTCCAGGGGAACCCCGTCGATGAAGAAGCGGATCTGCTCGTCGGTGAACCCCGCGAGGGAGAACCGCGAGGTGCTGCCCAGTCCACCCGAGCGCCGCACGGACACGCCTTCGGTCCGGGCCAGGGCCTCTCCCATGTCCACGGCCTCGCGCTGGACGGTGCCCACCTCCAGCACTTGCACGGCTTCGGCGGACTGACGCCGCCGCTCGGCCATCGACGGGCCCTGCTCCGTGACTTCGATGGTCTCCTGGAAGTCGGAGCCGGAATCCTCCGGCTGGGAGGACGCGCTGGACGCCTGGGCCAGCGGGGCGGGGGGCGGCGGCAGCCGGAATTCGTAGGGGTAGAGGATGCGGGCGGGAACTGGCGTCCCATTGCGTTTCGCGGGCTCGAACCGGAAGCGGAGGGCCGCCTCGCGGGCCGCTTCATCGAAGCCGTGACCGGCGGGCTCGACCACCTCCGCCGCCGTGACGGTCCCCTGGGCATCGAGGGTCAACCGCAGGGCCACCTTCCCCTCCAGGCGCTCCTGCTTCGCCTGGGCGGGGTAGGGCGCTTCGATGAACTCCAGCAGCTTCGGCATCTCGACGGCAGGGGCGGTGGGAGCCGGTGCCTGCGGTGCGGGTGCGGAAGCCTCCGGCTCCTGGGCCAGTGTCTGACCGGAAACGAGCGGCCCGGTCAGAATCACTGCGATGAAAATGCTTCTCATTTTCATTTCGGGGTCGCGTGGTACCCCTTCCCAGACAGCTCTGTCAAGGAGTCTGTGGCGGCCGTGGCCCACACCTCGGGCACCCGCAGGGACTGGAGCTTGTCGGCCACCAGGAAGGCCAGCTGCAGGGCCTGGTTGGCGTTGAGGCGCGGATCACAATGCGTGTGGTAGCGGCTGGAGAGATCGTCCTCGGTGACTTCCTGCGCGCCGCCCAGGCACTCGGTGACGTTCTGGCCGGTCATCTCCAGGTGGAGCCCGCCGGGGTGAACGCCCTCGGCGGTGGCCACCTGCACGAACGACTTCACCTCGGAGAGGATGCGGTCGAAGGGCCGGGTCTTGTACCCGTTGCGGGCCTTGAGCGTGTTGCCGTGCATGGGGTCTGCCGACCAGACCACGGGGCGGCCATCGCGCTTGGTGGCGGCCATCAGCCGGGGCAGGCGCTCGGCGATCTTGTCGGCGCCGAAGCGGCCAATGAGCGTCAGCTTTCCGGGGATGGCCTCGGGGTTCAGGATGTCGATGAGCCGCAGCAGATCATCGGGCTCCATCGTCGGCCCGCACTTGAGGCCGATGGGGTTCTGAATGCCCCGCATGAACTCCACGTGGCCCCCGTCGAGCTGGCGCGTCCGCTCGCCGATCCACAGCATGTGCGCGGAGCTGTCGTACCAGTCTCCCGAGACGGGATCGGCCCGCGTCATGGCCTCTTCGTAGTTCAGCAGCAGCGCCTCGTGGCTGGTGAACATGTCCACCCGGTTCAGGGGCATCTGCTGGCCGGGGCTCACGTGCAGCGCGCTCATGAAGCGCAGGGACTCGAGGATCTTGTCCGCCAGCTTCCGGTACTGGCCGCCCTGGACGCTGTCGGCGACGAAGTCGAAGGTCCACCGGTGCATGTTGAGCAGGTCCGCGTAGCCGCCCTGGGAGAACAGGCGCAGCAGGCCCACCGTGTCCGAGGACTGGTGGTAGGCCTTGAGCAGGCGCTTGGGGTCCGGCAGGCGCTCACCGGCCTCGAACTCCATGCCGTTGATGATGTCGCCGCGGTAGGCCGGGAGGGTGACGCCCTCGAGGGTCTCCGTGGCGCCGCTGCGCGGCTTGGCGAACTGGCCCGCGATGCGGCCCACCTTCACCACGGGGCGGCCGCCCGAGAAGGTCAGCACCACCGCCATCTGGAGGATGAGCCGCAGGCTGTCCCGGACGTTGTCGGTGGTGAATTCCTTGAAGCTCTCCGCGCAGTCACCTCCCTGGAGCAGGAAGGCCTTGCCTTCGGCGACCTGGCCGAGCGCGGCGGTCAACCGGCGTGTCTCCTCCGCGAACACCAGGGGAGGAAGGCGCGCCAGCTCGGCCTCGACGCGCGCGAGCTCGCGTGCATCGGGGTAGTCGTCCGGCATGTGCTTGACGGGCTTGTGTCTCC
This region of Stigmatella aurantiaca genomic DNA includes:
- the mxcK gene encoding myxochelin export MFS transporter MxcK: MSASPPPASERRLLWLLAAVQFSHLVDFMIIMPLGPEFMRLFGISASQFGVLVSAYTLASAAMGLLGVLWLDRFDRKRTLLGLFAGFIAATLMCGAAQSHLALLLARTVAGACAGLMGAVIMAIIGDVVPPERRGSAIGTVMSALGLSAVVGVPLGLGVANLWGWRMPFWSLGVFAGAVWLGLWRALPALNGHLSASPGQSPGTSLLSIWTPKLALGWLLTFSVVISSFLLIPYLSPYMVGNLGVSASQLPLVYLGGGAATLLCTRWIGRMTDRHGPVRVLASLLVGTMVPHLLFTHLPPSPFPVVALVFALFMSLTSSRVIPTIALIASRVPPAVRGRYLAVNMAASDGASGIAAWVSGLMISTAPSGALEGFGQTGWIAVGVSTLTLCILWTLGRSTARLSAAPT
- a CDS encoding MxcI protein; its protein translation is MTLRSVRWLALALALPLATACGDDDEPTPQNPEPQNPGTPASQYAIVTQTTVDGTSTSYIAVTDTLDRTETLPLTNAIEVKGRALVFGPPKKDHFFVNSGASVIRYNLTEAGAPQKGETVSFQGRGVTEITEYQHQFRFISETKAYFFDGSTTQLIVWNPTAMTVTNAVSFADAKLDNTVLSFSSQPLETANKVIMPLGWRPSTGTTLTRQAGVLVVDPATDSLKFVKKNFKETENCGYVRDGVVGADGKIYLSTEAYGAASYRVHKDDPAMLKPCLLRFDPQTDSFDDTYFVDLTTLTNGAAAGSVLQGPGGKTYLRVFDDASYGSPVTKDSIPRVLASAPAWKWWNIQLDTLTATPVASLPAAMGSTFLFPAGNRVLFTNFTSNSQTELRELTDESGKVATVTPGRTFSFLQVR
- a CDS encoding class II 3-deoxy-7-phosphoheptulonate synthase, which produces MPDDYPDARELARVEAELARLPPLVFAEETRRLTAALGQVAEGKAFLLQGGDCAESFKEFTTDNVRDSLRLILQMAVVLTFSGGRPVVKVGRIAGQFAKPRSGATETLEGVTLPAYRGDIINGMEFEAGERLPDPKRLLKAYHQSSDTVGLLRLFSQGGYADLLNMHRWTFDFVADSVQGGQYRKLADKILESLRFMSALHVSPGQQMPLNRVDMFTSHEALLLNYEEAMTRADPVSGDWYDSSAHMLWIGERTRQLDGGHVEFMRGIQNPIGLKCGPTMEPDDLLRLIDILNPEAIPGKLTLIGRFGADKIAERLPRLMAATKRDGRPVVWSADPMHGNTLKARNGYKTRPFDRILSEVKSFVQVATAEGVHPGGLHLEMTGQNVTECLGGAQEVTEDDLSSRYHTHCDPRLNANQALQLAFLVADKLQSLRVPEVWATAATDSLTELSGKGYHATPK
- the mxcH gene encoding TonB-dependent siderophore myxochelin receptor MxcH; its protein translation is MPKLLEFIEAPYPAQAKQERLEGKVALRLTLDAQGTVTAAEVVEPAGHGFDEAAREAALRFRFEPAKRNGTPVPARILYPYEFRLPPPPAPLAQASSASSQPEDSGSDFQETIEVTEQGPSMAERRRQSAEAVQVLEVGTVQREAVDMGEALARTEGVSVRRSGGLGSTSRFSLAGFTDEQIRFFIDGVPLELAGYGAGLANVPVNLVQRIETYQGVVPIRFGADALGGAVHLETDQDFQGARASASYELGSFDTHRLTGSVRHLHEPSGFLVRANGYFDFTRNDYLVDVEVPDDSGRLQPQRLHRFNDGYRAGGAGIEAGFVDQPWARRLLLRVFTGTYDKELQNDNEMDTPYGEVEYGETSVGSTLRFEQIFSNGLSADAVAGYTYRRNHLTDLSECSYDWYGRCVFVRPQRGILEDRPIERIIGQHIGFARLNLSKSLSPSQKLRVSLAPTRADRAGEDRQLQLAQQLDPLDGARNLFSLVSGVEHELDAFDDRFENILFVKDYIQRVYGERPLDGGSFALTKRTLHRLGLGDSARLRLSPKLYAKASYEWATRLPQPDEFFGNGLLIIENLNLNPETSHNLNLGLTYETGGRSGGDFRANVTGFGRLADQLILPISQPSYFVYQNVLKARSLGVSGAAGWVSPGKYVSLEGNATWQDFRNTSSGGEYGPFVGKRVPNLPYLWANGSARFQLSDVMSPRDELALTWNTRYIHEFFRAWEGAGQIDTKKTIDTQWLHSLSVTYVTRSDTATLTWSADAQNITDARAYDFFGIQRPGRSLFAKLTVDFGI